The Altererythrobacter sp. Root672 genome includes a window with the following:
- a CDS encoding HPr kinase/phosphorylase: MTPVPHQATCVAIKARGLLIEGPPGSGKSTLALSLIDRGATLVGDDGVMLEARQGRLWALPPPNITGLLEIRNVGLLNLPAEPAPIALIVHLDPNAPRLPETVETIALHGIKIPVVRLYPDNPALALRAEWALALHGTP, translated from the coding sequence ATGACCCCGGTCCCTCATCAGGCGACTTGCGTGGCCATCAAGGCGCGCGGGCTACTGATCGAAGGACCGCCCGGCAGCGGCAAATCCACCCTCGCGCTTTCGCTGATCGACCGAGGGGCGACACTGGTCGGTGATGACGGTGTGATGCTGGAAGCCCGCCAGGGGCGCCTGTGGGCCCTGCCCCCGCCCAACATCACGGGACTGTTGGAGATCCGTAACGTCGGCCTCCTCAACTTGCCCGCCGAACCTGCTCCGATCGCGCTGATAGTGCACCTCGATCCCAATGCACCGCGTTTGCCCGAAACGGTCGAGACCATCGCTCTACACGGCATCAAAATCCCGGTTGTCCGGCTTTACCCCGACAATCCAGCTCTGGCGCTGCGTGCTGAATGGGCACTGGCCCTGCACGGGACGCCCTGA